CCGGCCGCACCGGTTCGGCACCGACGAGCGGGCCACGCTCACCGCGCTCACCGGGCTGATCGCCCAGGCCTTCGAGCGCGCCCGGCTCTACGACGTCAAGCACCAGCTCGCCCAGTGCCTGCAGTCCAGCCTGCTGCCGCACACGCTGCCACGGATCCCCGGCCTGGAGGTGGCCGCCCGTTACGTGCCCGCCACCCCCGGCATGGACATCGGCGGCGACTTCTACGACCTGATCCGCGTCGGCGACACCCTGGCCGCGGCCGTCATCGGCGACGTGCAGGGCCACGACGTGACCGCCGCCGCGCTCATGGGCCAGGTGCGCACCGCCGTCCGCGCGCACGCCGCGGCCGGCGGCAGCGCCGGCGACGTGCTGGCGCACACCAACCGGCTGCTCGTCGAGCTGGCGCCCGACCGCTTCACCAGTTGCCTGTACGTCAGCTTCGACCTGCGCCGGCACACCGCCTGCGTGGCCAGCGCGGGGCACCCGCCACCGGTGCTGGGCAGGCCGGGCGCCCCGGCCAGGATCGTGGCCACCTCGCCCGGCCTGCTGCTCGGCATCGACCCGGACGCCGAGTACGCCACCACGGACCTGCCCATGGAGCCCGGCTCGGTGCTGGCCCTCTACACCGACGGGCTCATCGAGGAGCCGGGCCGCGACCTGGGCGACGCCATCGCCGCCCTGGCCGCCCGCTTCGACCCCGCGCCCGGCCAGTCCCTTGACGACCTGGCGGAGGCGCTCGTCGAGCCGGCCGCGATCGAACGGCGCACGGACGACATCGCGGTCCTGCTCCTGCGCGACACGTCCGGCGGTCCCTGATCAGCGCCGGGCCGCCGGACGACAGCGACGCCATGCAGACAGTCCCGGCGAAACGCTGCGTGTTCGACCCGTCACTCACTAGATTCGGGTGGTGCTCTTCCTGCGACCCAGGTGGCGACGGCCCGTAGGCGAGCGCGGCCGGCGGGCGCGGGTCGTCATGGTGGCCGCGCTCGCCGCCATGCTGACGACCGTGGTCGCGGCCGTGCCGGTCATCGCGCTGTGGGCCTGGAACGGTGACCGGTCACCGCAAGCGCAGGGTGCGCGGAGCGTACGCACCGCGAAGGGCACGCCACCTGCCACCCGCGATCCGATCGGCGACCGGCGCACCGCCGACCCCTGCGCGCTGCTGCGCCCCGCCGCGCTCGGCCGGTTCGGCCGCACGGAGCTGGACCCCGACTACGGCAACTTCGACCGCTGCGACGTCCTCGTCACGCCCCCGTCCGACCCGGTCGTGGACGTGAAGGTGGACCTCGACCTCGACCCCCCGCCGGAGCAGGCGAAGCCGGCCAGGACCACGGGCGTCGTCGCGGTGGTCGAGGAGCCGGTCGAGAGCCACGCCTGCGACCGCACGCTGATCATCGACGGCGTCACCGACATGACGATCACGGTCACGGCCAAGCGCGACGACGACGGCCGGACCCCGCTGTGCCCCAT
The nucleotide sequence above comes from Nonomuraea gerenzanensis. Encoded proteins:
- a CDS encoding DUF3558 domain-containing protein; protein product: MLFLRPRWRRPVGERGRRARVVMVAALAAMLTTVVAAVPVIALWAWNGDRSPQAQGARSVRTAKGTPPATRDPIGDRRTADPCALLRPAALGRFGRTELDPDYGNFDRCDVLVTPPSDPVVDVKVDLDLDPPPEQAKPARTTGVVAVVEEPVESHACDRTLIIDGVTDMTITVTAKRDDDGRTPLCPIADAATAEAVRTLNRGPLARRSPGPHAESLAQEDACTLLPARALETVPGIDAADPDRGYGGWGCEWGSTTSDLWLDLWFDRGEPPDAAGGTATRLNGLPAFVRPEAEGEETCLVEVVHRTYPAGRGRTAETLRLLVGGSRPPDPLCRMATRLAGFATAELTRA